Proteins co-encoded in one Leptospirales bacterium genomic window:
- a CDS encoding (2Fe-2S)-binding protein translates to MSAADPILCRCCDVRQSDVAAAMQRGARSLERVMDLTGASGGCGTCVNSLRDALLRLAEKRAADSERQDLLPF, encoded by the coding sequence ATGTCCGCCGCCGATCCGATCCTCTGTCGCTGCTGCGACGTTCGCCAATCGGATGTAGCGGCGGCTATGCAACGCGGCGCTCGATCCCTGGAGCGAGTCATGGATTTGACGGGCGCGTCGGGAGGCTGCGGAACCTGCGTGAACTCTCTGCGTGACGCGCTACTGCGCCTCGCAGAGAAACGGGCGGCCGACAGCGAGCGCCAGGATCTGCTCCCCTTTTGA
- the murA gene encoding UDP-N-acetylglucosamine 1-carboxyvinyltransferase yields MSSQDRGVFRVRGGNPISGKIRPQGNKNEALPLLAACLLTNEEMVLSNVPDIEDVRMMQEILRGLGASVAPVHPGDGARLRIQASGDPAAELPAAESASLRGSVTLAGPLLARNGRVFLPRPGGDRIGRRRIDTHILALQALGARAKVFPDGIELQCDHLRGADILLDEASVTATENAVCAAALAEGETIIRNAASEPHVQGLCRMLNSMGARIEGLGSNILRIQGVEKLRGAPHRVGPDYLEVGSFISLAAVTGGELYVEDADVENLRMIRLVFSRLGIETRVEGDGILTPGDQQREIVSDLGGAIPRIDDAPWPGLPADMTSVILVTATQCKGTILIHEKMFESRLFFTDRLISMGARIVLCDPHRAVIMGPSPLTGAVVSSPDIRAGMAMLIAALCAQGESVIQNIAQIDRGFTRIDERLRVLGADISREA; encoded by the coding sequence ATGAGCTCGCAGGATCGCGGCGTGTTTCGTGTACGCGGCGGAAATCCAATCAGCGGCAAGATCCGTCCGCAGGGAAATAAGAACGAGGCCTTGCCATTGCTGGCCGCATGTCTGCTGACGAATGAAGAAATGGTGCTGAGCAATGTGCCGGACATTGAAGACGTCCGCATGATGCAGGAAATTCTCCGCGGTTTGGGCGCAAGCGTAGCGCCAGTGCATCCAGGCGATGGCGCCAGATTGCGCATCCAGGCCAGCGGCGATCCGGCGGCAGAATTGCCGGCCGCAGAATCGGCCAGCCTGCGCGGAAGCGTGACCCTCGCTGGCCCGCTTCTGGCGCGCAACGGTCGCGTATTCCTGCCGCGGCCTGGCGGCGATCGAATTGGTCGGCGACGCATCGATACGCATATCCTGGCCTTGCAGGCTCTTGGGGCTCGCGCCAAGGTTTTTCCCGATGGCATTGAACTGCAGTGCGATCATTTGCGCGGCGCAGATATCTTGCTTGATGAAGCCTCGGTAACAGCCACGGAAAACGCAGTATGCGCCGCCGCTCTTGCTGAAGGAGAGACCATTATTCGTAATGCGGCCAGCGAACCTCATGTGCAAGGCCTCTGTCGGATGCTCAATTCGATGGGCGCCAGAATCGAGGGTCTTGGATCCAACATCCTTCGTATCCAGGGCGTCGAAAAGCTACGCGGGGCCCCGCATCGCGTCGGTCCCGACTATCTTGAAGTAGGCAGCTTCATTTCCCTGGCAGCGGTAACCGGCGGCGAACTCTACGTTGAGGACGCCGATGTTGAAAATCTGCGCATGATTCGCCTTGTCTTTTCCCGGCTCGGAATCGAAACGCGGGTGGAAGGCGATGGCATCTTGACTCCCGGCGACCAGCAGCGGGAAATCGTATCCGATCTGGGCGGCGCCATTCCGCGCATCGATGACGCCCCATGGCCTGGCTTGCCGGCCGACATGACTTCCGTCATTCTGGTAACGGCCACTCAGTGCAAAGGGACGATCTTGATTCACGAGAAGATGTTCGAGTCGCGACTGTTTTTCACAGATCGTTTGATCAGCATGGGCGCTCGCATCGTTCTCTGTGATCCGCACCGCGCCGTAATCATGGGCCCGAGCCCGTTGACCGGCGCCGTAGTTTCCAGCCCGGATATTCGCGCCGGAATGGCTATGTTGATCGCTGCACTATGCGCCCAGGGTGAAAGCGTCATCCAGAACATTGCGCAAATTGATCGCGGCTTCACGCGTATCGATGAGCGCCTGCGCGTTCTGGGCGCGGACATCAGCCGGGAGGCTTAG